A genome region from Arachis duranensis cultivar V14167 chromosome 8, aradu.V14167.gnm2.J7QH, whole genome shotgun sequence includes the following:
- the LOC107461696 gene encoding transcription factor RAX2-like, whose product MGRAPCCDKANVKRGPWSPEEDTKLKEYIDKHGTGGNWIALPHKAGLKRCGKSCRLRWLNYLRPNIKHGEFSDEEDRIICSLYANIGSRWSIIAAQLPGRTDNDIKNYWNTKLKKKLMALLPTHHHNQQNPPP is encoded by the exons atggGAAGAGCTCCTTGCTGTGACAAGGCAAATGTGAAGAGAGGGCCATGGTCACCTGAAGAAGACACAAAGCTGAAAGAGTACATagacaagcatggaactggtggaAACTGGATCGCTCTTCCTCACAAAGCTG gTCTAAAGAGGTGTGGAAAAAGTTGTAGATTGAGATGGCTTAACTATTTGAGGCCTAACATTAAGCATGGTGAATTCTCCGACGAGGAAGACAGAATAATCTGCAGTCTTTATGCTAATATTGGAAGCAG ATGGTCAATTATAGCAGCACAGTTGCCAGGAAGGACTGACAATGATATCAAGAACTATTGGAACACCAAGCTCAAGAAGAAGCTCATGGCTTTGCTTCCGACTcatcatcataatcaacaaAACCCACCACCA
- the LOC107461760 gene encoding uncharacterized protein LOC107461760 produces the protein MSFTTTAPPPSTSTNYYNYNTTIATSAIMSSLPFYQNQQQEQQQALMSPMQQYYPMFGSEGSCSSSDGSCSHGGREMKKEEMGFHHHHMFHHHEEQQQQPMVVDDDGINNNNQWTEKLDKWLFQTANPLDYDLEVIKQLVISSSGNDGLFSVDENKTVQESKPIIYNYKYSD, from the coding sequence ATGTCTTTCACTACTACTGCTCCTCCTCCTTCAACTAGtactaattattataattacaaTACCACCATTGCAACATCAGCAATAATGTCCAGTCTCCCTTTCTACCAAAACCAACAACAAGAGCAGCAGCAAGCATTGATGAGCCCCATGCAACAGTATTACCCTATGTTTGGGAGTGAAGGGAGTTGCAGTTCATCTGATGGGAGCTGTAGCCATGGTGGGAGGGagatgaagaaagaagaaatggggtttcatcatcatcacatgtttcatcatcatgaagagcagcagcagcagcctatggtggttgatgatgatggtattaataataataaccagtGGACAGAGAAGCTAGACAAGTGGCTGTTCCAAACGGCAAACCCATTGGACTATGATTTAGAGGTGATTAAACAACTTGTTATTAGCAGCAGCGGCAATGATGGGTTGTTCAGTGTTGATGAAAACAAGACCGTACAAGAGAGCAAGCCCATCATCTACAATTACAAGTACTCTGACTGA